In a single window of the Pongo abelii isolate AG06213 chromosome 1, NHGRI_mPonAbe1-v2.0_pri, whole genome shotgun sequence genome:
- the C1H1orf115 gene encoding required for drug-induced death protein 1: MTVGARLRSKAESSLLRRGPRGRGRTEGDEEAAAILEHLEYADEAEAAAESGAIVADERSPGARGARRVHFALLPERYEPLEEPAPSEQPKKRYRRKLKKYGKNVGKVIIKGCRYVVIGLQGFAAAYSAPFAVATSVVSFVR, encoded by the exons ATGACGGTGGGAGCCAGGCTCCGAAGCAAGGCGGAGAGCAGCCTCCTGCGCCGCGGGCCCCGAGGGCGAGGGCGAACCGAGGGGGACGAGGAGGCGGCCGCCATCCTGGAGCACCTGGAGTACGCGGACGAGGCGGAGGCGGCGGCCGAGAGCGGGGCGATCGTGGCGGACGAGCGGAGCCCGGGGGCCCGGGGCGCGCGGAGGGTGCACTTCGCCCTCCTGCCCGAGCGCTACGAGCCACTGGAGGAGCCGGCGCCGAGCGAGCAGCCCAAGAAGAGGTACCGGCGGAAGCTGAAGAAGTACGGCAAG AATGTCGGGAAGGTCATCATCAAAGGATGCCGCTACGTGGTCATCGGCCTGCAAGGCTTCGCTGCAGCCTACTCCGCCCCGTTTGCGGTAGCCACCAGCGTGGTATCCTTCGTGCGCTAA